In Candidatus Desulforudis audaxviator MP104C, a genomic segment contains:
- a CDS encoding pyrimidine-nucleoside phosphorylase produces the protein MRMVDLILKKRAGGELSDAEIGFMIRGFVDGTVPDYQMAAFLMAVYFQGMTFREMADLTAAIVASGETIDLKAIPGIKVDKHSTGGVGDKTTLVLAPLVAACGVPVAKMSGRGLGHTGGTIDKLESIPGFRTDLGLAEVAGQVREIGLAVGAQTGDLTPADRLLYALRDVTATVDSIPLIASSVMSKKIASGADAVVLDVKAGTGAFMQKTEDALELARAMVQIGRQHGRRTVALVTAMDEPLGRAVGNALEVHEALAVLAGEDPPPDLVELCLVLAAHMVFLAGRAGSLDEAGALAQGALASGAAREKMRAWVRAQGGDPAVVDDPELLAKAPERTAVRAETGGWVQRIDARAVGQAALALGAGRTKKGEPVDPAVGVVLHHKVGSWVEPGAALATVHGAGRGEAEAAALVREAYVLAAEKTAPGPLVHAVVGDEEYENRAM, from the coding sequence TTGAGAATGGTGGACCTAATCCTGAAAAAGCGGGCGGGGGGCGAGCTTTCCGACGCGGAGATCGGGTTTATGATCCGCGGGTTCGTGGACGGCACGGTCCCCGACTACCAGATGGCGGCCTTCCTGATGGCGGTGTACTTCCAGGGGATGACCTTCCGGGAGATGGCCGATCTGACCGCCGCCATCGTGGCGTCGGGCGAAACGATCGACCTCAAGGCCATCCCGGGGATCAAGGTGGATAAGCACAGCACGGGCGGGGTGGGGGACAAGACCACCCTGGTGCTGGCTCCCCTGGTGGCGGCCTGCGGCGTGCCGGTGGCCAAGATGTCGGGGCGGGGTCTCGGGCACACCGGGGGTACCATCGACAAGCTGGAGTCGATCCCGGGCTTCCGGACCGACCTCGGCCTCGCGGAGGTGGCGGGGCAGGTCCGGGAGATCGGGCTCGCGGTGGGTGCCCAGACCGGGGACCTCACGCCGGCCGACCGGCTGCTGTACGCCCTGCGGGACGTCACGGCTACGGTGGACAGCATCCCGCTCATCGCCAGCAGCGTGATGTCCAAGAAGATCGCCTCGGGCGCGGACGCGGTGGTGCTGGACGTGAAAGCGGGCACCGGGGCCTTCATGCAGAAAACGGAGGACGCGCTGGAGCTGGCGCGGGCCATGGTCCAGATCGGCCGGCAGCACGGCCGGCGCACGGTGGCCCTGGTGACCGCGATGGATGAGCCGCTGGGGCGCGCCGTGGGGAACGCCCTGGAGGTGCACGAGGCGCTGGCGGTGCTGGCGGGCGAGGACCCGCCCCCGGACCTGGTGGAACTCTGCCTGGTGCTGGCCGCGCACATGGTGTTCCTAGCCGGCCGGGCGGGGAGCCTAGACGAAGCCGGGGCGCTGGCGCAGGGGGCGCTGGCGTCCGGGGCGGCCCGGGAGAAGATGCGGGCCTGGGTGCGGGCGCAAGGGGGCGACCCGGCGGTGGTGGACGACCCGGAACTTTTGGCTAAAGCCCCGGAGCGGACCGCGGTGCGGGCCGAGACCGGGGGATGGGTGCAGCGGATCGACGCCCGGGCGGTGGGACAGGCGGCCTTGGCCCTCGGGGCCGGGCGCACGAAAAAGGGCGAGCCCGTCGACCCGGCGGTCGGGGTGGTCCTCCACCACAAGGTGGGGTCGTGGGTGGAACCGGGCGCGGCGTTGGCCACCGTGCACGGCGCCGGGCGGGGGGAGGCCGAGGCGGCCGCCCTGGTCCGGGAGGCCTACGTCCTGGCGGCGGAGAAGACCGCCCCGGGACCCCTGGTGCACGCCGTAGTGGGGGACGAAGAATATGAAAATAGGGCAATGTAA
- a CDS encoding 3-isopropylmalate dehydrogenase has protein sequence MQKTYKIAVIPGDGTGPEQVREGLKVLHAAAGKEGFALETTVLDWGGEYYLRTGEVLPPDAVEQLKRYDAIYLGAIGHPEVRPGILEKGILLRLRFELDQYINLRPVKLYPGVETPIAGKGPEDIDFVVVRENTEGLYAGSGGFLKRGTPDEVAIQTSINTRKGVERCVRFAFEYCRKRGGRRKVTLCGKTNVLTFAFDLWERVFNEVGEEYPDIERDYAHVDAICMWMVKNPEWFDVIVTDNMFGDIITDLGAMLQGGMGIAAGGNLNPEGVSMFEPIGGSAPKYTGKNVINPLAAVCAGAMMLEQLGETGAAARIEEAVKKVCAGHLKSLAAGRMGYGTDEVGDLVVSHL, from the coding sequence ATGCAAAAAACGTATAAGATCGCGGTAATCCCGGGGGACGGCACGGGCCCCGAGCAGGTGCGCGAGGGTTTGAAGGTGCTGCACGCGGCCGCCGGCAAAGAGGGCTTCGCGCTGGAGACGACGGTGCTGGACTGGGGGGGCGAGTACTACCTGCGGACCGGAGAGGTGCTGCCCCCGGACGCGGTCGAGCAGCTCAAGCGCTACGACGCCATCTACCTGGGGGCGATCGGGCACCCCGAGGTGCGGCCCGGAATCCTGGAAAAGGGTATTTTGCTCCGCCTGCGATTTGAACTCGACCAGTACATCAACCTCCGCCCGGTGAAGCTCTACCCCGGCGTGGAAACGCCCATTGCCGGCAAGGGCCCCGAGGACATCGACTTCGTGGTCGTCCGGGAGAACACCGAGGGCCTCTACGCCGGGAGCGGCGGCTTCCTGAAGCGGGGCACGCCGGACGAGGTGGCCATCCAGACCTCGATCAACACCCGCAAAGGGGTCGAGCGGTGCGTCCGGTTCGCCTTCGAGTACTGCCGCAAGCGCGGCGGGCGCCGCAAGGTCACCCTGTGCGGCAAGACCAACGTCCTGACGTTCGCGTTCGACCTGTGGGAGCGGGTGTTCAACGAGGTGGGCGAGGAGTACCCGGATATCGAGCGCGACTACGCCCACGTGGACGCGATCTGCATGTGGATGGTGAAAAACCCGGAATGGTTCGATGTGATCGTCACCGACAACATGTTCGGGGACATCATCACCGACCTGGGGGCGATGCTCCAGGGGGGGATGGGGATCGCCGCCGGGGGGAATTTGAACCCCGAGGGCGTGTCCATGTTCGAGCCGATCGGCGGCTCGGCTCCCAAGTACACCGGGAAGAACGTGATCAACCCGCTTGCCGCCGTCTGCGCCGGGGCGATGATGCTGGAGCAGCTCGGGGAAACCGGGGCGGCCGCCCGGATCGAGGAAGCGGTGAAGAAAGTATGCGCCGGGCACTTAAAGAGCCTGGCGGCCGGCCGGATGGGCTACGGGACCGACGAGGTCGGCGACTTGGTGGTGAGCCACCTGTAG
- the spoIIM gene encoding stage II sporulation protein M translates to MARIMRRFRLVALQGHWVVYLVVGLCFCGGLLAGGWAAGGLEAETAGELHDYLDRLFLNAYHSDFNARETFLEVTYNNLLFIALIFLAGITVIGIPVMLGLVAIRGFALGFAVWFVIGEMGGPGVVLVLAAIVPQNLLLIPAALFAAAAAVSFALLLVRRGFNPEVGVWSNFLRYSAMQLGAAGVAVSAAFVEAYLTPRIIGLLMSLPD, encoded by the coding sequence GTGGCCAGGATCATGCGGCGGTTCCGGTTGGTGGCGCTCCAGGGCCACTGGGTGGTCTACCTGGTGGTCGGCCTCTGCTTTTGCGGCGGTCTTCTGGCCGGAGGCTGGGCGGCCGGCGGGCTCGAGGCCGAAACGGCCGGGGAGCTGCACGATTACCTGGACCGCCTCTTCCTCAATGCTTACCACTCCGACTTTAACGCCCGGGAGACTTTTCTCGAGGTCACCTACAACAACCTCTTGTTCATCGCCCTGATTTTCCTGGCCGGAATCACCGTGATCGGTATCCCGGTGATGCTGGGGCTGGTGGCCATCCGCGGGTTCGCCCTCGGGTTCGCTGTGTGGTTCGTGATCGGGGAGATGGGCGGTCCCGGGGTGGTCCTGGTGCTGGCCGCGATCGTGCCCCAGAACCTGCTCCTGATCCCCGCGGCCCTGTTCGCGGCGGCGGCCGCGGTGTCCTTCGCGCTGCTGCTCGTCCGGCGCGGGTTCAACCCGGAGGTCGGGGTGTGGTCGAACTTTCTGCGATACTCGGCGATGCAGTTGGGCGCGGCGGGGGTGGCGGTGAGCGCGGCCTTCGTGGAGGCGTACCTCACGCCCCGGATCATCGGGCTCTTGATGTCCCTGCCGGACTAG
- the xerD gene encoding site-specific tyrosine recombinase XerD, with product MDEQLGLFLNHLHVERGLSENTLAAYRGDLQQFGAFLAAQGVRDLNDLQASHITAYLLAQKRLGRRPATVARRLSAVRAFLKFLTAEGLVTANPAEYTGSPKQAQRLPRVLRVDEVDRLLTAPDTANPMGLRDRALMEVLYASGLRVSEAVNLKVGDLDLRGGLVRCVGKGGRERVVPVGGEAVRLVDEYLARSRPLLLKGRRTRFLFVNRRGQPLTRQTVWKLLKRYAREAGIQKEITPHTLRHSFATHLLENGADLRAVQEMLGHADIVTTQIYTHLTSRGLRAVYDRTHPRA from the coding sequence GTGGACGAACAGTTGGGGCTTTTCTTGAATCACCTGCACGTGGAGCGGGGGCTTTCGGAAAACACGCTGGCCGCCTACCGGGGGGATCTCCAGCAGTTCGGCGCTTTCCTGGCCGCCCAGGGCGTACGGGACCTAAACGACCTTCAGGCAAGCCACATCACCGCCTATCTTTTGGCGCAAAAGCGGCTAGGGCGGCGCCCGGCCACGGTGGCCCGCCGGCTGTCGGCGGTGCGGGCTTTCCTGAAGTTTTTGACCGCCGAAGGGCTGGTGACGGCCAACCCGGCGGAGTACACGGGCTCTCCGAAGCAGGCGCAGCGGCTGCCCCGGGTGCTGCGGGTGGACGAGGTGGACCGGCTCTTGACGGCGCCGGACACTGCCAACCCCATGGGCCTGCGAGACCGGGCCCTGATGGAGGTCCTGTACGCGAGCGGGCTCCGGGTATCGGAGGCGGTGAACCTCAAGGTGGGCGACCTGGACCTGCGGGGCGGCCTGGTGCGTTGCGTGGGGAAGGGCGGCCGGGAGCGCGTCGTTCCGGTCGGGGGGGAGGCGGTCCGCTTGGTGGACGAGTACCTGGCGCGCTCCCGGCCGCTATTGCTGAAAGGACGGCGGACCAGGTTTTTGTTCGTGAACCGACGGGGTCAACCCCTGACCCGCCAAACGGTGTGGAAGCTCTTAAAGCGTTACGCGCGCGAGGCCGGGATCCAGAAGGAGATCACCCCGCACACCCTGCGGCACTCCTTCGCCACGCACCTTCTGGAGAACGGAGCCGACCTCCGGGCGGTCCAGGAGATGCTCGGCCACGCCGACATCGTCACCACGCAAATTTACACGCACCTGACATCCCGGGGTCTGCGCGCCGTTTACGACCGCACCCATCCCCGGGCTTAA
- a CDS encoding phosphopentomutase: MGPVKRVILIVLDSVGVGELPDAAAYGDAGTNTLANTARAVGGLSLPHLEALGLGNIIPVPGVPPASRPRAAYGKMATLSAGKDTTTGHWELAGLVLDRPFPVYPDGFPAALIAAFEARIGRPTLGNRPASGTAIIEELGAEHVRTGAPIVYTSADSVFQVAAHEEVIPVEELYRICRVARELLTGEHAPARVIARPFAGPPGRFVRTPRRKDFSLPPSGETILDALKKRGHAVVGVGKIGNIFAERGLTESFPTRDNEQGVDRTLAVLRTFPSGLVFTNLIEFDMLYGHRNDAHGYAAALAAFDRRLPEILGALATEDLLVLTADHGCDPTTAGTDHTREYVPLLALGPRLRGGVDLGTRASLADVAATVAEVFGFGWPVGTSFYGRLVPEGGGRP, translated from the coding sequence TTGGGCCCCGTCAAGCGGGTGATCCTGATCGTTTTGGACAGCGTCGGGGTGGGAGAGCTGCCGGATGCCGCCGCGTACGGCGACGCGGGCACGAACACCCTGGCGAACACCGCCCGGGCCGTGGGCGGCCTGTCCCTGCCGCACTTGGAGGCCCTGGGGCTGGGGAACATCATCCCGGTCCCGGGCGTGCCACCGGCCTCGCGCCCGCGGGCGGCCTACGGGAAGATGGCCACCCTGTCCGCCGGGAAGGACACCACCACGGGACACTGGGAGCTGGCGGGGCTCGTGCTGGACCGGCCGTTTCCGGTGTACCCGGACGGTTTCCCGGCGGCGCTGATCGCGGCCTTCGAGGCGCGGATCGGCCGCCCGACCCTGGGGAACCGGCCGGCTTCGGGCACGGCGATCATCGAAGAGCTGGGTGCCGAGCACGTGCGCACCGGCGCGCCGATTGTGTACACCTCGGCGGACAGCGTATTCCAGGTGGCCGCCCACGAGGAAGTTATCCCGGTGGAGGAGCTTTACCGGATCTGCCGGGTGGCGCGGGAGCTTTTAACCGGCGAGCACGCGCCTGCGCGGGTGATCGCCCGGCCGTTTGCGGGCCCGCCGGGGCGCTTCGTGCGCACGCCGCGCCGCAAAGATTTCTCCCTGCCGCCGAGCGGGGAGACCATCCTGGACGCCCTGAAAAAGCGGGGCCACGCGGTAGTGGGTGTGGGGAAGATCGGGAACATCTTCGCCGAGCGGGGCTTGACCGAGAGTTTTCCCACCAGGGACAACGAGCAGGGGGTGGACCGGACGCTCGCGGTGCTGCGCACCTTTCCGTCCGGGCTGGTGTTCACCAACCTGATCGAGTTTGACATGCTCTACGGTCACCGGAACGACGCGCACGGTTACGCCGCGGCGCTGGCGGCCTTTGACCGGCGGCTGCCGGAGATTCTCGGAGCCCTTGCGACGGAGGACCTCCTGGTGCTCACCGCCGACCACGGGTGCGACCCGACCACGGCCGGCACCGACCACACGCGCGAGTACGTGCCCCTGCTGGCGCTGGGGCCGCGCCTGCGCGGCGGGGTGGACCTGGGGACGCGGGCCTCCCTGGCCGACGTGGCCGCGACGGTGGCGGAGGTGTTCGGTTTCGGGTGGCCGGTGGGGACGAGTTTTTACGGGCGGCTCGTCCCGGAAGGGGGCGGGCGGCCTTGA